AAGCGCCCAGCACTGCCGTCATGGCCCCTTCACCCACCGGCACCGCTTGCTGCATGAGCTCCCCCCGCAGCCGCACCACCCGCACCAAATCGGCAACCCCCGCACCGCCAGCTGCTCCTACTGCGGAGTATTCACCCAAAGAGTGGCCCGCCACCCCGTCAAACCGGAAGCCTCTCTTGGCCAGCACCGCAAAAATGGCCAAAGAAACGGTGAGAATGGCCGGCTGGGTGTTGCGGGTCAGGCGCAGAACCTCTTCCGGACCGGAAAAGCAAAGCTCGGAGAGCTTTTCCCCCAGCGCCTCATCGGCCTGGGTAAAAACCTCCCGGGCTTCCGGGTACCTTTCGTAAAGGTCGGCACCCATGCCCACCGCTTGCGAGCCCTGACCGGGAAACAAAAGCGCCACCTTGCCCACCGCTCACCTCACCAACGCACCAGGCTGGCCGCCCAGGTAAGGCCACCGCCAAAGGCGGCCATGAGCACCAGATCCCCGGGCTTCAGCCGCCCCTGGGCCCGGGCATCGGCCAACGCCAGCGGGATGGAAGCCGCCGAGGTGTTGCCCACCTTGTCCACGTTGACGAACACCTTTTCCGGCGGCACCCCCAACCGCGAAGCCACCGCGTCAATGATGCGGATGTTGGCCTGGTGGGGAACCAGCAGGTCAATGTCGTTGACGGTCATACCGGCAGCCTGCAGCACCTCATCGCACACTTCAGCCAGCGCACGCACCGCCACCTTGAAGGTTTCGTTGCCCCGCATCTTGATGAAGGGCAAGCGGGCGTCCACGTACTCCTTGACGTTGGGTGGGAACCTGCTGCCGCCGCCAGGCATGCAGATGAAATCCGCCATGCTGCCGTCGGTATGCCAGGCCATGCGCAGGATGCCCTGGCCGGCGTCCGCCGCCCTGAGCACCACCGCCCCGGCCCCATCGCCAAACAGCACGCAGGTGGCCCGATCGGTGTAGTCGGTGTAGCGGGAAAGGGTTTCGGCGCCGATGACCAGGGCGGTGCTGACCTCCCCCGTGGAGAAGAACTGCCGCGCCACCTGCAGGGCGTACAAAAAGCCCGAACAGGCCGCGGAAAGGTCGAAGCAGGCGGCGCGCATGACCCCCAGCTGCGGCTGAATGATGGCGGCGGTGGCAGGGATGGGCTGTTCCGGGGTGGCGGTAGCCAGGATCAAAAGCTCCACCTCTTGAGGGTCCACTCCAGCATCGGCCATGGCTTTCTTCCCCGCCTCCACCGCCAGGGTGGCCAGGCTTTCCCCTTCCCCCACCACGTGCCGCTCGCGGATGCCCGTACGGGTCACGATCCACTCGTCCGAGGTTTCCACCATGCGCTCAAAGTCGGCGTTGGTTAAAACCCTGGCCGGGAGCGCTGTTCCCAGCCCTGCAATGCGTGCCGTGCGGCTGTGGTTATCGTGCACCGGTTACCCTCCGTTGGCTTCGTGGTTCAGGCGGCTCACCCGCTCTTCAATGGCTGCCACCGCCCCTGAGCTTGCAAAGCGATGGGCAAAGCGGATGGCGCTGCGGATCGCCTTGGGGTTGGAGCGCCCGTGGCCGATGAGCACCGCCCCCCGCACCCCCAAAAGCGGCGCCCCACCGTACTCAGCGTAGTCCACGCGCTTTTTGAAGCTGGAAAGGGCCCCTTTGGCCAAAAGAAAGCCCAACGCCGATATGGGCATGCGCTTGGCTTCCTGCCGCAATAGCCTCACCACCATCTCGCCCAAACCCTCGGCGGTCTTGAGGACCACGTTGCCGACAAAGCCGTCGCAGGCCACCACGTCCACGGTGCCGGCGAAAATGTCCCGCCCCTCCACGTTGCCCACAAACCCCAGCTTGGCATCGGCCAAAAGCTCGTAGGCGGCCACGGTCACTTTGTCCCCCTTGCCCTCCTCCTCACCGTTGGACAAAAGCCCTACCCGCGGTGAGGGGATCCCAAACACCAAGTGCGAGTAAAAGTGCCCCATGACGGCGAACTCCAGCAGGTGTCTGGGCTTGCAGTCCACGTTGGCGCCGGCGTCAATGAGCAGGGTCTGTCCCGAAATGTTGGGCACCGGGGCCGCCAGAGCCGGCCGATCCACACCCGCCAGCGTCCCCAGGATGAGCTTGGCCGCCACCATGGCCGCTCCGGTGTTGCCGGCGGAAACGAAGGCTCCCGCCAGGCCGTCCCGCACCAGCCGCAGGGCCACGGCCATGGAGGACTCCTTCTTTTGCCGTACCGGCGCGATGGGCGGGTCGTCCATGCTCACCACTTCCGGGGCATCCACCACGTGCACCCCCCGGACGGTGCCAAAACGCGCCAGCTCCTTGCGCAGGAGGTTTTCCTTCCCCACCAGGAAAACCTCAAGGCCGTACTCGCGGGCGGCCTCAACCGCACCCTGTACGGTGGCTTGCGGGGCGTGATCGCCCCCCATGGCGTCCAAGGCAACGGGGAGCCTTTTCACCGAAGGCTGACCTTAAATCTCCTCAACGTTCAGCACCTGCCGGCCTTCGTACATGCCGCAATGGGGGCAAACGCGATGGGGCAGCTTGGGTTGGAAGCAGTGCGGGCATAGCGACTGCGGCGGCTGCGCCAGGTGATCATGGGCCCGCCGACGATCCCGGCGTGCCTTGGAATGACGGTGTTTTGGGTTAGGCATGAGACTCTCCTCCTTTATTGCTCGGCTTTTAAGAAACCGGGCGGAAATCCAAAAGCTTGTGCCACCGCTCGTCCACCTCAGGGGGGCAGCCACAGGCGCCCTGGTTTAGGTCGGCGCCGCAGCGGGGGCACAAGCCCAGGCAATCCTCACGACACAGGGGCTTGACCGGCAAGGCCAGCTCGACCTGTTCGCAGGCCAGCTCCAGGAGGTCAAGGACCGGTTCGGAGTAAAAGCGCACGTCCAGGTCCTTCCTCGTGAGCTGAACCTCTTCCTCCTGGGGAGCTAAGGCCAGCGGCAACATTTGCACGGAAAAGCGCTCCTCAAAGGCAAACTCAAACTCCCCCAAGCAGCGGACACAACGCAGGTGCCCCCGGCCGCTCACCGTGCCGACCACCGCGTAACCTGAGCCGCTCTTTTTGAGCCTTCCGGCAAAATACACCGGCTCCCAGGCCAAAACGTCCTCACCGCCCACTCCCTCTGGCAAGGAAAGCTCTTGGCGAAAGTCCACCGGCTCCGTGTCCGCGAGCTCCAGGGCAATCCTCAACACTTCCCCCTCCCCGGGGAAGCTAAAGCATAGCAAGGGCTAGCACAACCGTCAAACGCCAGGAACCTGCGGCAAAGGCTTGCCACTGCAGGCCCGACTAAACACGGGAGGAGGCAGGATGAGCGGGCTGCACCAGCGGCCAAAGCGCTCGAAGTCCAAGCCAGGCCCCACCCACGGCCAAGACGTTGGCCACCACCCACAGAGGCATTCCCACCCAGGGGACAGCGGAAAGCAAAACCAGCCCGGCCATGGCCAGCCCCGTCCGGGGGATTTCCCCGCGCAAACTCATAGGCAGCCAGAGCCGCAACCTTCGCCCCACGGCCCATGCCAGGGCCACCAGCCCCAGCGCCTTAACCGCCAGAAGGGCAACCGCCAGCGAAGCCCATAGCATCAACGCCAGCCCACCGCCCACGCTTGCCCCCACCAGCACCGCCACCGAAAGCCACAGGAGCAGCAAGCCCAAACCGGAAACCCCGCTCCAAACCGGCCTTTCCGCCAGCACCTCAGCACCGCCCCGCACCACCCGCGGGAAAAGCGCCACCAACAGGAAGCTCACCACCAGCCAAAGCCCCAACCGCACCAACACCCAGGGCAGGGCCGAAAGCCCCTCCGGGGGTTGACCTCCCACCACCCAGCTCTTGCCCCGAACCGTTCCTGAGCTTTGCAGCGACCCCCCCAAAACCACCAGGTCGCCATCCACCTGCCCTTGCTCGCTGAGCACCACGTCCCCAAGCACCACCACCACGTTGCCGGTGACCCGGCCCTCCACCCGCACATCCCCCGCCACCACCAGAACCTGCGGCACCTCACCCCGCACCACCACGGCCCCCGTGGGCGCCACGGCGTGCACAGCAGCGGTGAGCAGTAAAGCCGCAATCATG
This is a stretch of genomic DNA from Thermoanaerobaculum aquaticum. It encodes these proteins:
- the rpmF gene encoding 50S ribosomal protein L32 → MPNPKHRHSKARRDRRRAHDHLAQPPQSLCPHCFQPKLPHRVCPHCGMYEGRQVLNVEEI
- the plsX gene encoding phosphate acyltransferase PlsX codes for the protein MKRLPVALDAMGGDHAPQATVQGAVEAAREYGLEVFLVGKENLLRKELARFGTVRGVHVVDAPEVVSMDDPPIAPVRQKKESSMAVALRLVRDGLAGAFVSAGNTGAAMVAAKLILGTLAGVDRPALAAPVPNISGQTLLIDAGANVDCKPRHLLEFAVMGHFYSHLVFGIPSPRVGLLSNGEEEGKGDKVTVAAYELLADAKLGFVGNVEGRDIFAGTVDVVACDGFVGNVVLKTAEGLGEMVVRLLRQEAKRMPISALGFLLAKGALSSFKKRVDYAEYGGAPLLGVRGAVLIGHGRSNPKAIRSAIRFAHRFASSGAVAAIEERVSRLNHEANGG
- a CDS encoding beta-ketoacyl-ACP synthase III, giving the protein MHDNHSRTARIAGLGTALPARVLTNADFERMVETSDEWIVTRTGIRERHVVGEGESLATLAVEAGKKAMADAGVDPQEVELLILATATPEQPIPATAAIIQPQLGVMRAACFDLSAACSGFLYALQVARQFFSTGEVSTALVIGAETLSRYTDYTDRATCVLFGDGAGAVVLRAADAGQGILRMAWHTDGSMADFICMPGGGSRFPPNVKEYVDARLPFIKMRGNETFKVAVRALAEVCDEVLQAAGMTVNDIDLLVPHQANIRIIDAVASRLGVPPEKVFVNVDKVGNTSAASIPLALADARAQGRLKPGDLVLMAAFGGGLTWAASLVRW
- a CDS encoding YceD family protein; protein product: MLRIALELADTEPVDFRQELSLPEGVGGEDVLAWEPVYFAGRLKKSGSGYAVVGTVSGRGHLRCVRCLGEFEFAFEERFSVQMLPLALAPQEEEVQLTRKDLDVRFYSEPVLDLLELACEQVELALPVKPLCREDCLGLCPRCGADLNQGACGCPPEVDERWHKLLDFRPVS